A window of the Henckelia pumila isolate YLH828 chromosome 3, ASM3356847v2, whole genome shotgun sequence genome harbors these coding sequences:
- the LOC140892005 gene encoding putative late blight resistance protein homolog R1B-16 produces MAYAALVSVSQTLEQILDSDPYFFPCAKEKVVSFQETIASLIAFLDNCPPIGTQTVNDSIRRIRDSAYEAEDVFESLLATHFLQKYGSDGYEKLQPGRSVEKVMEDMESIEKQVLKIHDDHKAGEWRNISTLAGSSRPASAGGHNPKMVALDNDLEIKLTEQLVGGGSKKLDVVPIVGMGGIGKTTLARILYGSKLIVDTFDVCGWATISQTYGVTKIASDILKDISVGLDGGGKYKGGGPQDVYQTLYGRKYLIVLDDVWDTQAWHDIKRSFPENKNGSRVLMTTRHSKVAAYVNSSGSYHEMQLLNEDSSWRLLRQEVFPQQNIHPSEVLVEIGKEIARQCQGLPLAISAIGGHLKKEKQTQEYWKYVSENVSSVADDPSLEILTLSYNYLPHHLKACFLYFGSFQDVHSIDVFQLLRLWVAEGFIQPSPSLRETSMEEVAEEYLRDFIDRNLVFVYKHDALGKPKRCGIHDLFRDICIKEAKKEKFLFILNKDHVLFDHDTQIDSQRRLILSPDIIDDYDESLISALVSRNGTARSFICHDDNTSTPTITLTSARLLKVLRIRMSDSSSTPPEILQLAANLTYLELGYNPKIPSTISRLRNLQTIVADIISMPPEIWEMTQLRHVKSNFGTHLPDIPPAEGSTNNIILENMQTLWKINNFRCVQEVVKRIPNLKTLSLVYYDDVGLSSQYVNNLVCLAKLESLHCHFDFGPNDHNLRNLAFPPSLKQLVLMGCHIPWEKITNIIGILPELEVLKLKYGATKGKFWKTNDGAFEQLKFLLIQDSDIAKWKTEAGHFPSLQHLILEECHALKGIPSEIGEIPTLEKVQLLLCSDAAQSSAMEMFGEDSDVKLIISSYDSILKIYKSADQVKVGGS; encoded by the exons ATGGCTTATGCTGCTCTGGTGTCTGTTTCCCAAACCTTGGAGCAAATTCTTGATTCTGATCCTTACTTCTTCCCTTGTGCAAAGGAAAAAGTGGTGTCTTTTCAAGAAACCATCGCTTCTTTGATAGCTTTTCTTGACAATTGCCCTCCAATTGGCACCCAAACGGTCAACGATTCGATAAGACGAATCAGAGATTCGGCGTATGAAGCAGAAGATGTGTTTGAATCCCTCTTAGCAACTCACTTCCTGCAGAAGTATGGAAGTGATGGTTATGAGAAACTTCAACCTGGGAGGAGCGTGGAAAAAGTGATGGAAGATATGGAATCGATAGAAAAACAAGTACTGAAGATTCATGATGATCATAAGGCAGGCGAGTGGAGGAATATTTCGACTCTTGCTGGTTCATCAAGGCCAGCTTCGGCGGGGGGCCACAACCCGAAAATGGTGGCACTTGACAATGATCTGGAGATAAAACTAACGGAACAACTTGTTGGAGGAGGATCTAAAAAATTGGACGTCGTCCCGATTGTAGGCATGGGCGGGATTGGTAAGACGACTCTTGCTAGAATCTTGTATGGTAGTAAGTTGATCGTGGATACATTCGACGTTTGTGGATGGGCtacaatatctcaaacatacGGTGTAACAAAAATTGCTTCAGACATTTTGAAAGACATTAGCGTAGGTTTGGATGGAGGTGGCAAATATAAAGGTGGTGGTCCACAAGATGTATATCAAACTTTATATGGTAGAAAGTATTTGATTGTGTTGGACGATGTTTGGGATACGCAGGCATGGCATGACATAAAAAGGTCATTTCCGGAAAACAAAAATGGAAGCAGAGTCCTAATGACTACTAGGCATTCCAAGGTGGCCGCTTATGTCAACTCTTCCGGCAGTTATCACGAGATGCAGCTTCTAAACGAGGATTCGAGCTGGAGACTCCTACGCCAAGAGGTATTTCCACAACAAAATATTCACCCATCTGAAGTACTAGTTGAAATTGGAAAAGAGATTGCAAGACAATGCCAAGGTCTTCCTCTGGCTATATCAGCCATTGGTGGCCATCTTAAAAAGGAGAAACAGACACAAGAATACTGGAAGTATGTCTCGGAAAATGTAAGCTCGGTAGCTGATGATCCATCCCTAGAGATATTAACTTTAAGTTACAACTACTTGCCTCATCATTTGAAAGCATGCTTCCTTTATTTTGGATCTTTTCAAGACGTTCATTCCATAGATGTTTTTCAACTTTTGAGGTTGTGGGTTGCTGAGGGATTCATACAGCCAAGCCCAAGCTTAAGGGAAACTAGCATGGAAGAGGTTGCAGAAGAGTACCTCAGAGATTTTATTGACAGAAATCTTGTGTTTGTGTATAAACACGATGCACTTGGGAAACCAAAGAGATGCGGGATCCATGATCTGTTTAGAGACATATGCATAAAGGAAGCTAAAAAAGAAAAGTTTCTTTTCATCTTGAACAAGGACCATGTACTCTTTGATCATGATACCCAAATAGACAGCCAACGACGCTTGATTCTGAGTCCAGATATTATAGACGACTATGACGAATCTCTTATCAGCGCCCTAGTTTCAAGAAACGGCACTGCTCGTTCTTTTATTTGTCACGACGATAATACCTCTACACCCACAATCACACTAACCTCAGCAAGATTGCTCAAGGTATTGAGGATCAGGATGTCAGATTCAAGTTCAACACCACCTGAAATTTTACAACTAGCAGCGAACCTAACGTACCTTGAGCTTGGCTACAATCCGAAAATTCCATCTACAATATCTAGACTCAGGAATCTACAAACCATAGTCGCTGACATAATTTCTATGCCACCTGAAATTTGGGAGATGACACAATTGAGGCATGTTAAGAGTAATTTTGGTACCCATTTGCCTGATATTCCTCCAGCAGAAGGATCAACAAACAATATTATTCTTGAAAACATGCAGACACTTTGGAAAATCAACAATTTCAGATGTGTGCAAGAGGTCGTCAAACGGATTCCCAATCTCAAAACACTAAGTCTTGTGTACTATGATGATGTGGGTCTGTCATCTCAATATGTGAACAATCTTGTTTGCTTGGCCAAACTTGAATCATTACACTGTCACTTTGACTTCGGCCCGAACGATCATAACTTGCGAAACCTGGCCTTCCCACCATCACTAAAACAACTGGTGCTAATGGGCTGCCACATTCCTTGGGAAAAAATTACCAATATTATAGGTATCTTGCCTGAACTTGAGGTTCTCAAACTGAAATATGGAGCCACCAAAGGAAAATTCTGGAAAACGAATGACGGAGCATTCGAGCAACTGAAGTTCCTACTCATTCAAGATTCAGATATAGCCAAGTGGAAAACTGAAGCAGGTCATTTCCCAAGCCTTCAGCACCTTATCCTTGAGGAATGCCATGCCTTGAAGGGAATCCCCTCTGAAATTGGAGAAATTCCGACACTTGAAAAAGTCCAATTATTACTCTGCTCAGACGCAGCACAATCCTCAGCAATGGAAATGTTTGGGGAAGATAGTGACGTTAAActtatcatttcaagttatgaCTCAATTTTGAAGATTTATAAGTCTGCAGATCAAGTTAAG GTTGGAGGATCTTGA